GAATACATGGCCCATCACGACCCGCTGACCGGCTTGCCCAATCGCCTGGCGCTCAACCAGTTGCTGGAGTCGGCCATTCCCGCCATTCGTCGCAATGCCGGGCGGCTGGCGGTGCTGGTCATCGATCTCGATAATTTCAAGACGGTCAATGATTCGCTCGGCCACCACGCCGGTGACAAGCTGCTCTGCGAAGTGGCGTCGCGTCTGCGCCGGGTGCTCGGCGCGGGGGAGCACGTCATGCGGCTTGGGGGCGACGAATTCGTTGTCGTGCTCGAAGCATTTGCCTGCGAAAGCCGGGTGGTCGAAGTCGTGCACCAGTTGGTGCGCGAAGTCAGCGAACCTTGCCTGGTCGATGGCTGTGAATTGCATACCAGCCCATCGATCGGCATTGCCCTGTTTCCGAACGATGGTGACTCTCCTGAAACATTGATACGTAATGCCGATACGGCGATGTATTACGCGAAATCGACCGGCCGCAACAATTACCAGTTTTTTGCCGCGCCGATGAACGCGGCCGCCAACAAGCGCCTGCATCTTGAAAACGAGTTGTGGAAGGCGCTGGCTGAACGCCAGTTGGTGCTGCATTACCAGCCGCAGGTTGATTTGCCGAGCGGTCGGGTGGTTGGTCTGGAGGCGCTGGTCCGCTGGCAGCATCCCGAGCGCGGCATGATTCCCCCGGCTGATTTCATCCCGGTGGCGGAGGAGAGCGGCTTGATTTTGCCGCTTGGCCACTGGGTGCTGCGGACAGCTTGCGAGCAGGCGCGTGCCTGGCTCGATCAGGGCATCGATCTGGGGGAAATTGCCGTCAATATCTCGGCCCTCCAGTTCCGTCAGCCGGAGTTTGCCCAGTCGGTCAAAGCCATTCTCGACGAAACAGGCTTGCCTGCCAGCCGGCTGGAGCTTGAAATCACCGAGAGCGTCGTGATGCACAGTGCCGATTCCTCGATCAGCGTGTTGAACGAATTGAAGGCGATGGGCGTCAAGCTGGCGATTGACGATTTCGGGACCGGCTACTCCTCGTTGTCCTACCTGCGCCGTTTCCCGGTTGATCGTCTGAAGATCGACCACAGCTTCGTGGCCGATGTCGAATCGGATGGCGATGCCGCATCGCTGGTCTCGTCGATCATTGCGCTCGGCCGTTCGCTCGGCCTGAACCTCGTTGCCGAAGGCGTCGAGAGTCCGGGGCA
The sequence above is drawn from the Dechloromonas sp. TW-R-39-2 genome and encodes:
- a CDS encoding bifunctional diguanylate cyclase/phosphodiesterase, which codes for MIHNPVVAGRRLIAVSLSVIALLWLSAVFGLADWHASPFSATSLVSFLLLACAGFAAYLLRHAGQQLELHRTLVSHSSEAIMLTDANLRIVAVNPAFERITDFSAADVIGSKPSILSSGRHGPDFYQSMWTAIRESCRWEGEIWNRRKGGEIYPQQLTISAIRQGRRETLTHYVAVFADLSARKAQEARIEYMAHHDPLTGLPNRLALNQLLESAIPAIRRNAGRLAVLVIDLDNFKTVNDSLGHHAGDKLLCEVASRLRRVLGAGEHVMRLGGDEFVVVLEAFACESRVVEVVHQLVREVSEPCLVDGCELHTSPSIGIALFPNDGDSPETLIRNADTAMYYAKSTGRNNYQFFAAPMNAAANKRLHLENELWKALAERQLVLHYQPQVDLPSGRVVGLEALVRWQHPERGMIPPADFIPVAEESGLILPLGHWVLRTACEQARAWLDQGIDLGEIAVNISALQFRQPEFAQSVKAILDETGLPASRLELEITESVVMHSADSSISVLNELKAMGVKLAIDDFGTGYSSLSYLRRFPVDRLKIDHSFVADVESDGDAASLVSSIIALGRSLGLNLVAEGVESPGQAAFLRDMACERVQGFHFFRPVAADKIVELDAFLGATAKKH